A single genomic interval of Oryza sativa Japonica Group chromosome 7, ASM3414082v1 harbors:
- the LOC107276773 gene encoding small ubiquitin-related modifier 1 produces MYGWSGIPAAVKVEKENEWKTPATWEWKAPATRVAGEYVTLKVQGTDGRAVYRTMLRTEELQGLMDFYYDRSHGRVQRGTGRFLFDGRRLRGWQTPAELQMEDGDEVNFFEELIGGAAGSGWDPPSSILA; encoded by the coding sequence ATGTACGGCTGGTCTGGCATCCCAGCGGCGGTGAAGGTGGAGAAGGAGAACGAATGGAAGACGCCGGCGACTTGGGAATGGAAGGCGCCGGCGACCAGGGTGGCCGGGGAATACGTCACGCTGAAGGTGCAGGGCACCGACGGCCGCGCCGTCTACCGCACCATGCTGCGGACGGAGGAGCTGCAGGGACTGATGGACTTCTACTACGACCGCTCGCATGGCCGGGTGCAGCGCGGCACGGGCCGGTTTCTGTTCGACGGCCGCCGGCTGCGCGGCTGGCAGACGCCGGCGGAGCTCCAGatggaggacggcgacgaggtcaatTTCTTCGAGGAGTTGATcggtggcgccgccggatctggaTGGGATCCCCCATCGTCGATCCTCGCGTAG